A genomic segment from Actinoplanes sichuanensis encodes:
- a CDS encoding helix-turn-helix domain-containing protein, with protein MSAGSQEEAPGGGPTVLRILLGSQLRKLRESRGITREAAGYEIRASGSKISRMELGRVSFKERDVADLLTMYGVSDSAEREALIGLARQANNPGWWQHFGDVLPNWFQAYLGLEAAASLIRTYEIQFVPGLLQTPDYARAVIMLGHAGASSEEINRRVDVRLQRQQILTRSGGPQLWAVIDEAVLRRPIGGIDVMRAQIEALIEASKLPGVRLQIIPFLAGGHAAAGGPFAILRFPEPELPDVVYVEQLTSAIYLDKREDVDHYAMAMERVCIDAEPPNHTPEILGKLLNEVGRPV; from the coding sequence GTGAGCGCGGGTTCGCAGGAGGAGGCGCCGGGTGGCGGCCCCACCGTGCTGCGCATCCTGCTCGGCTCTCAGCTTCGAAAGCTGCGGGAGTCGAGAGGGATCACCCGGGAGGCGGCCGGCTATGAGATCCGCGCCTCCGGTTCCAAGATCAGCCGCATGGAGCTCGGCCGCGTCAGCTTCAAGGAACGCGACGTCGCCGACCTGTTGACCATGTATGGCGTGTCCGACTCCGCCGAGCGGGAAGCGCTGATCGGTCTCGCCCGTCAGGCCAACAATCCGGGTTGGTGGCAGCACTTCGGTGACGTCCTGCCGAACTGGTTCCAGGCCTATCTGGGTCTGGAGGCGGCCGCTTCGCTGATCCGGACCTACGAGATCCAGTTCGTTCCCGGTCTGCTCCAGACGCCCGACTACGCGCGTGCCGTGATCATGCTGGGTCACGCCGGCGCCAGCTCGGAGGAGATCAACCGCCGGGTCGACGTGCGGTTGCAGCGGCAGCAGATTCTCACCCGGTCGGGTGGCCCCCAGCTGTGGGCGGTGATCGACGAGGCGGTGCTGCGGCGGCCGATCGGCGGCATCGACGTGATGCGGGCGCAGATCGAGGCGCTGATCGAGGCGTCGAAGCTGCCCGGGGTCCGGCTCCAGATCATCCCGTTCCTGGCCGGTGGGCACGCCGCGGCCGGCGGGCCGTTCGCGATCCTGCGGTTCCCCGAGCCCGAGCTGCCCGACGTGGTCTATGTGGAGCAGCTGACCAGTGCCATCTATCTGGACAAGCGCGAAGACGTGGACCACTACGCGATGGCGATGGAGCGGGTCTGTATCGACGCCGAGCCGCCGAACCACACTCCCGAGATCCTCGGCAAGCTGCTGAACGAGGTCGGCCGCCCGGTCTAG
- a CDS encoding TetR/AcrR family transcriptional regulator, which yields MSAATEQGLRERKKEATRQALYEAALRLALELGPDRITVDAIADRAGVSRRTFSNYFANKEEALFHADRRRMLLLSGLVQGRPAAESPWTALTAAAAEFYAGLGDLDPEWIAQSRLVRRHPSLAAAQVQTFAALERELSDQVAVRFKDQDPSGVRAKLVAATFLAVLRVSLNVWLEHPAERKFWEVAREALEMAGRGFAAQT from the coding sequence ATGAGTGCGGCGACCGAGCAGGGCCTTCGCGAGCGCAAGAAGGAGGCCACCCGTCAGGCCCTCTACGAGGCGGCGTTGCGGCTGGCTCTGGAGCTGGGGCCGGACCGGATCACGGTGGACGCCATCGCCGACCGGGCCGGTGTCTCCCGGCGGACCTTCTCCAACTACTTCGCGAACAAGGAGGAGGCGCTCTTCCACGCCGACCGGCGTCGCATGCTGCTGCTCTCCGGCCTGGTTCAGGGCCGGCCGGCGGCCGAGTCGCCGTGGACCGCGCTGACCGCGGCCGCCGCCGAGTTCTACGCCGGGCTGGGCGACCTCGATCCGGAGTGGATCGCGCAGAGCCGCCTGGTGCGGCGGCATCCGTCGCTGGCCGCGGCGCAGGTGCAGACCTTCGCCGCGCTGGAGCGCGAGCTGAGCGACCAGGTCGCGGTCCGATTCAAAGATCAAGACCCATCGGGGGTACGGGCGAAGCTCGTCGCCGCGACCTTCCTGGCCGTGCTGCGGGTCTCGCTGAACGTCTGGCTGGAGCATCCGGCCGAGCGGAAGTTCTGGGAGGTGGCCCGCGAGGCACTGGAGATGGCGGGCCGGGGGTTCGCCGCCCAGACATGA
- a CDS encoding GGDEF domain-containing protein codes for MEYPIDADMLSAALLDIEDRRSWDAHAELARAIRLEEAAHRLGDPLLIARARLCQANMRMRLGDISAATEQIWQVHEWAVANDARVLMARMHMLWAYIHQHLGDAEQGLEQALLAVELLDEDCTTHMHIWHRTKLADAFWAAGSMDAARIRYAQAEELAVPAGHPALLCLLNNHAYAEYDSGDQQRAEEVADRLLRLADEWEMTLEPAYLDTIGSIQIGNGRYAEAERTLALCLERHAEGKWDDANDMAQYLVTLAQAQRGLGKFDLAQASLDEAHQQCIERDLGESLVRMHQEQAELFAARGDYQAAFAAHQTFFSAYQDQHSLQREARARTRQAMFETVEARQEAERFREQARRDPLTGLHNRRHIDEKLPVLIESDPALTIALVDLDHFKQINDRLSHNVGDQVLVRVAGLLADGVAAACPGGFAARMGGEEFLIVLPGTTAGRAVALLDSIRRTVRDHDWHGITRGLPVTISIGVATSADATVPTQPALLSTADDHLYAAKHAGRDRVVSAASRGLASAA; via the coding sequence ATGGAGTACCCGATCGACGCCGACATGCTCTCGGCTGCCCTTCTCGACATCGAGGACAGACGATCCTGGGATGCCCACGCCGAGCTGGCGCGGGCCATCCGTCTGGAAGAGGCGGCTCACCGGCTCGGCGATCCCCTGCTGATCGCGCGAGCCCGACTCTGCCAGGCCAACATGCGGATGCGCCTCGGCGACATCAGCGCGGCCACCGAGCAGATCTGGCAGGTCCACGAGTGGGCGGTCGCCAACGACGCCCGCGTCCTGATGGCTCGCATGCACATGCTCTGGGCCTACATCCACCAGCACCTCGGTGACGCCGAGCAGGGCCTGGAGCAGGCATTGCTCGCGGTCGAGCTGCTCGACGAAGACTGCACCACGCACATGCACATCTGGCACCGCACCAAGCTCGCCGACGCCTTCTGGGCGGCCGGCTCGATGGACGCGGCTCGCATCCGATATGCGCAGGCCGAGGAGCTGGCCGTGCCGGCCGGCCACCCGGCCCTGCTGTGCCTGCTCAACAACCACGCCTACGCGGAGTACGACTCCGGCGACCAGCAGCGCGCCGAGGAGGTGGCAGACCGCCTGTTGCGGCTCGCCGACGAGTGGGAGATGACACTCGAGCCGGCCTACCTCGACACGATCGGCTCGATCCAGATCGGCAACGGCCGGTATGCCGAGGCCGAGCGCACCCTGGCGCTCTGTCTGGAGCGGCACGCCGAGGGCAAGTGGGACGACGCCAACGACATGGCGCAGTATCTGGTGACCCTGGCCCAGGCGCAGCGCGGTCTCGGCAAGTTCGACCTGGCCCAGGCCAGCCTGGACGAGGCGCACCAGCAGTGCATCGAGCGTGACCTCGGCGAGTCCCTGGTCCGCATGCACCAGGAGCAGGCCGAGCTGTTCGCGGCACGCGGTGACTACCAGGCCGCCTTCGCCGCGCATCAGACGTTCTTCTCGGCGTACCAGGACCAGCATTCGCTCCAGCGTGAGGCGCGGGCCCGGACCAGGCAGGCGATGTTCGAGACGGTCGAGGCCCGACAGGAGGCGGAGCGTTTCCGTGAGCAGGCTCGCCGCGACCCGCTGACCGGCCTGCACAACCGCCGCCACATCGACGAGAAGCTACCGGTCCTGATCGAGTCCGACCCGGCACTCACCATCGCGCTCGTCGACCTCGACCACTTCAAGCAGATCAACGACCGGCTCTCGCACAACGTCGGCGACCAGGTCCTGGTCCGGGTGGCTGGTCTGCTCGCCGACGGGGTGGCCGCCGCCTGCCCGGGTGGATTCGCCGCCCGGATGGGTGGTGAGGAGTTCCTGATCGTGCTGCCCGGCACCACGGCGGGCCGGGCCGTCGCCCTGCTCGACTCGATCCGCCGTACGGTCCGCGACCACGACTGGCACGGGATCACCCGGGGCCTGCCGGTGACCATCAGCATCGGAGTCGCCACCAGCGCCGACGCCACGGTGCCGACCCAGCCCGCCCTACTGTCCACTGCGGACGATCATCTGTACGCTGCCAAGCACGCCGGACGTGACCGCGTCGTCTCGGCCGCCTCTCGGGGCCTCGCCTCCGCCGCCTGA
- a CDS encoding DUF397 domain-containing protein → MTNVVNGMPAGELQGVTWQKSRRSNPSGNCVECAVLPNGDVAVRNSRDPEGAALIYNRAEIEAFLGGVRDGDFDNLIA, encoded by the coding sequence ATGACCAACGTGGTCAACGGCATGCCTGCCGGCGAACTCCAGGGAGTCACCTGGCAGAAGAGCCGCCGCAGCAACCCGAGTGGCAACTGCGTTGAGTGCGCCGTCCTGCCCAACGGCGACGTCGCTGTGCGTAACTCCCGGGATCCCGAGGGTGCTGCACTGATCTACAACCGCGCCGAGATCGAGGCCTTCCTCGGCGGCGTCCGCGACGGTGACTTCGACAACCTGATCGCCTGA
- a CDS encoding DUF3040 domain-containing protein, whose translation MLKPEEQQVFAGLVAQIETEDPTFVRRAARPPRWWAGVAVLLWTIAPICIVYGGWTGLIEAFLAGGYGAHLMRKRQRWAGLLSASGRR comes from the coding sequence GTGCTCAAACCCGAGGAACAGCAGGTCTTCGCCGGTCTGGTAGCCCAGATCGAAACCGAGGACCCGACTTTCGTACGCCGTGCCGCCCGCCCGCCACGATGGTGGGCGGGCGTCGCCGTTCTGCTGTGGACGATCGCCCCGATCTGCATCGTGTACGGCGGCTGGACCGGCCTGATCGAGGCGTTCCTGGCCGGTGGCTACGGCGCCCACCTGATGCGCAAGCGGCAGCGGTGGGCCGGTCTGCTCAGCGCCAGCGGTCGCCGGTGA
- a CDS encoding malonic semialdehyde reductase, with product MDTLSEADLIPDSTTRAARLDEDGRALLFTEARTASSFAATPVSDSELAEIWDLAKWPPTASNTQPLRVLYVRTEEGKSRLIPHLAEGNRAKSQSAPVVAVLALDTAFHEYVPEVFPHNPGLRDVYEANEPLRLTNGTFSAALQAGYFILAARSIGLVAGPMTGFDKPAVDAEFFPDGRFKSLVVVNLGHPGETPWRDRLPRLSPETTVQWV from the coding sequence GTGGATACTCTTTCTGAAGCGGATCTGATCCCGGACTCGACCACGCGGGCCGCCCGGCTCGACGAGGACGGCCGGGCGCTGCTGTTCACCGAGGCGCGGACCGCATCGTCGTTCGCGGCCACCCCGGTGTCCGACAGCGAACTCGCCGAGATCTGGGACCTCGCGAAGTGGCCGCCGACCGCTTCGAACACTCAGCCGCTGCGGGTGCTCTACGTCCGTACCGAAGAGGGAAAGAGCCGCCTCATCCCGCACCTGGCCGAAGGCAACCGGGCCAAGTCGCAGAGCGCGCCCGTCGTCGCGGTCCTCGCCCTGGACACGGCGTTTCACGAGTATGTGCCCGAGGTCTTCCCGCACAACCCGGGCCTGCGGGACGTCTACGAGGCGAACGAGCCGCTGCGTCTGACCAACGGCACGTTCAGCGCCGCGCTCCAGGCCGGATACTTCATCCTCGCGGCCCGCTCGATCGGCCTCGTCGCCGGACCGATGACCGGTTTCGACAAGCCCGCCGTCGACGCCGAGTTCTTCCCGGACGGGCGGTTCAAGTCGCTGGTGGTGGTGAACCTGGGTCACCCCGGCGAGACCCCCTGGCGGGATCGTCTGCCGCGGTTGTCGCCGGAGACCACGGTTCAGTGGGTGTGA
- a CDS encoding winged helix-turn-helix transcriptional regulator: MTAVDEQHTACVRRDAALSRAFEFLGRRWNAAVLGKLRDGPVGFRDLSRSITGISDSVLSNRLSSLVTADLIVRVVDEGPPVSVSYGLTPAGHALMPALDQIADWADEHIP; encoded by the coding sequence ATGACAGCGGTCGACGAGCAGCACACCGCGTGCGTTCGCCGCGATGCCGCATTGTCTCGCGCGTTCGAGTTCCTGGGCCGCCGGTGGAACGCGGCGGTCCTCGGCAAACTCCGCGATGGGCCGGTCGGCTTCCGAGACCTCTCCCGGAGCATCACCGGCATCAGCGACTCGGTTCTCTCCAACCGGCTGTCCAGCCTGGTGACGGCCGACCTGATCGTCCGAGTCGTCGACGAGGGCCCGCCGGTCTCGGTCTCCTACGGCCTCACTCCGGCCGGGCACGCTCTGATGCCGGCCCTCGACCAGATCGCCGACTGGGCCGACGAGCACATCCCCTGA
- a CDS encoding SAM-dependent methyltransferase: MAEGSSAPIEVAPPGVNINAPHSARIYDYWLGGKDNFAVDRAVGEAMIQAIPGMRYMAKENRKFVHRVARDLVRKEGIRQFLDIGTGIPTRPNLHEVAQSIEPSTRVVYVDNDPIVLVHARALMLSHPSGRSEYIAADIRKPASILTDPALLDTLDLKQPVGLTLIAILMLLADADDPWSKVAELADALPSGSCLAITHPTADFNPDEVNAAVAAATGAGMTLVARTREAVERFFGDWELLDPGVSPVSTWRPDEPVDNPEAAYYWAGVARKP, from the coding sequence GTGGCAGAGGGCAGTTCCGCACCTATCGAGGTCGCCCCGCCCGGGGTCAACATCAACGCTCCGCACTCGGCCCGCATATATGACTACTGGCTGGGCGGCAAGGACAACTTCGCCGTCGACCGAGCTGTCGGCGAGGCGATGATCCAGGCCATCCCCGGTATGCGATACATGGCCAAGGAGAATCGGAAGTTCGTCCACCGGGTGGCCCGTGACCTGGTCCGCAAAGAGGGCATCCGCCAGTTCCTGGACATCGGCACCGGCATCCCGACCCGGCCCAACCTGCATGAGGTCGCGCAGAGCATCGAGCCGTCGACGCGGGTGGTCTATGTGGACAATGATCCGATCGTGCTGGTGCACGCCCGGGCGCTGATGCTGAGCCACCCGTCGGGCCGCAGTGAGTACATCGCCGCCGACATCCGCAAGCCGGCCTCGATCCTCACCGACCCGGCGCTGCTCGACACCCTCGATCTGAAGCAGCCGGTCGGGTTGACCCTGATCGCGATCCTGATGCTGCTCGCCGACGCCGACGACCCGTGGTCGAAGGTCGCGGAGCTGGCTGACGCCCTACCGTCCGGCAGCTGCCTGGCGATCACCCACCCGACCGCCGATTTCAATCCCGACGAGGTCAATGCGGCGGTCGCCGCGGCCACCGGTGCCGGCATGACCCTGGTCGCCCGCACGCGTGAGGCGGTCGAGCGGTTCTTCGGCGACTGGGAGCTGCTGGACCCGGGTGTCTCCCCGGTGTCGACATGGCGGCCGGACGAGCCGGTGGACAACCCGGAGGCCGCTTACTACTGGGCCGGAGTCGCCCGCAAGCCGTGA
- a CDS encoding cellulose binding domain-containing protein, with protein sequence MQRSRLRFAIYSSAALLAVGGGIGAALAATTPAGPASLTASFAKDSDWGTGYQARYTIRNSGGTAVEGWKLVFGLPSTAKVTSYWDTVITNSGTSKTAGNANWNGTIPAGATVSFGFIVTGSGDPTSCTINGASCSGGVVTPPPATATATPTKTATATPTPTKTATATPTKTATATATATATTPAGSDVLVAPYVDMGLLSNGATTLSSLAAGGGVKSFSLAFVTGAGCKASWFAAFDPRQKQFADQIGAIRSAGGDVKVSFGGATGVEPAQACTSVSALQAEYQAVVDAYRLKYIDLDIEGAAVADPASVARRSTALAALQKANPGLKISLTLPVLPEGLTADGLNVVRSAKNAGVDLDLVNIMAMDYGRAGQDYGDLAIQAVDSTQAQIKSIYGNSDAAAYRMVGVTPMIGVNDDNGVFTQADARDLVAHANAKHIGFVSLWEAHRDRNACSGALFQCTNVSQTSFEFTRILAGFKG encoded by the coding sequence ATGCAACGCAGTCGTCTGCGGTTCGCCATCTACTCGTCGGCCGCGCTGCTGGCCGTCGGCGGCGGCATCGGCGCTGCGCTCGCCGCGACCACGCCCGCCGGCCCGGCCTCACTCACCGCGTCGTTCGCCAAGGACAGCGACTGGGGCACCGGCTACCAGGCCCGATACACGATCCGCAACAGCGGCGGGACCGCCGTCGAGGGCTGGAAGCTGGTCTTCGGCCTGCCGTCGACGGCCAAGGTGACCAGCTACTGGGACACCGTCATCACGAACTCGGGCACCTCGAAGACGGCCGGTAACGCGAACTGGAACGGCACGATCCCGGCCGGGGCGACCGTCTCGTTCGGGTTCATCGTGACCGGCAGCGGCGACCCGACGAGCTGCACGATCAACGGGGCGTCCTGTTCGGGCGGCGTGGTCACGCCGCCCCCGGCCACCGCGACCGCCACCCCGACGAAGACCGCCACCGCCACGCCCACCCCCACGAAGACCGCGACGGCCACCCCCACGAAGACGGCGACCGCCACCGCGACCGCCACGGCCACCACGCCGGCCGGCAGCGACGTGCTGGTCGCGCCCTATGTGGACATGGGTCTGCTCTCCAACGGCGCGACCACCCTGTCGTCGCTGGCCGCCGGCGGTGGCGTGAAGTCGTTCAGCCTCGCCTTCGTCACCGGCGCGGGCTGCAAGGCCAGCTGGTTCGCGGCGTTCGACCCGCGGCAGAAGCAGTTCGCCGACCAGATCGGGGCGATCCGCTCGGCCGGCGGCGACGTGAAGGTGTCCTTCGGCGGCGCCACCGGTGTCGAGCCGGCCCAGGCGTGCACCAGCGTGTCCGCGCTGCAGGCCGAGTACCAGGCGGTCGTCGACGCGTACCGGTTGAAGTACATCGACCTGGACATCGAGGGTGCCGCGGTGGCCGACCCGGCCTCGGTGGCCCGCCGCTCGACCGCCCTGGCCGCGCTGCAGAAGGCGAACCCGGGTCTGAAGATCTCATTGACCCTGCCGGTGCTGCCCGAGGGCCTGACCGCGGACGGCCTGAACGTGGTGAGGTCGGCCAAGAACGCCGGAGTCGACCTCGACCTGGTCAACATCATGGCGATGGACTACGGCCGGGCCGGTCAGGACTACGGCGATCTCGCCATCCAGGCCGTCGACTCGACCCAGGCGCAGATCAAGTCGATCTACGGCAACAGCGACGCGGCCGCGTACCGGATGGTCGGCGTCACCCCGATGATCGGCGTGAACGACGACAACGGCGTCTTCACCCAGGCCGACGCCCGTGACCTGGTCGCCCACGCCAACGCCAAGCACATCGGCTTCGTCTCGCTGTGGGAGGCGCACCGTGACAGGAACGCCTGCTCCGGCGCCCTGTTCCAGTGCACCAACGTGAGCCAGACGTCCTTCGAGTTCACCCGGATCCTGGCCGGCTTCAAGGGCTGA
- a CDS encoding TetR/AcrR family transcriptional regulator has protein sequence MATRLRADARRNRAALLAAAREVFAEQGLDASLDEIARRAGVGNATLYRRFPSRRHLIAEVFASHMTAAVQLAEQALDHPDPWAAFVGYLTRVCELQATDRGLAELLVTSAFDDDERLAGLRSAAYQRAVDVLTRAQRAGRLRADFTGRDFALLMMANAGVAQHSADPQAWRRALNLVIGGLGAKPI, from the coding sequence ATGGCCACCCGGCTGCGCGCGGACGCGCGGCGCAATCGCGCGGCCCTGCTCGCCGCGGCGCGGGAGGTCTTCGCCGAGCAGGGTCTCGATGCCTCGCTGGACGAGATCGCCCGACGCGCCGGGGTCGGCAACGCCACCCTCTACCGGCGTTTTCCCAGCCGGCGGCATCTGATCGCGGAGGTCTTCGCGAGCCACATGACCGCCGCGGTCCAGCTCGCCGAGCAGGCGCTCGACCATCCCGACCCATGGGCCGCCTTCGTCGGCTACCTGACCCGGGTGTGTGAGTTGCAGGCCACCGATCGTGGCCTGGCCGAGCTGCTGGTCACCTCGGCCTTCGACGACGACGAACGGCTGGCCGGCCTGCGCTCCGCCGCCTACCAGCGGGCGGTCGACGTACTGACCCGCGCCCAGCGGGCCGGTCGGTTGCGCGCCGACTTCACCGGCCGCGATTTCGCGCTGCTGATGATGGCCAACGCCGGCGTCGCTCAGCATTCGGCCGACCCCCAGGCCTGGCGCCGCGCCCTCAACCTGGTGATCGGCGGCCTGGGTGCCAAACCGATTTAA
- a CDS encoding phosphoribosylaminoimidazolesuccinocarboxamide synthase gives MELLHSGKVRDVYADGRDLVLVASDRISIYDVILPTPIPDKGKILTQLSLWWFDQLSDVIPNHVISATDVPAEFAGRAIRCERLDMVMVECIARGYLAGSGLKDYERERMISGNRLPDGLVESSKLPEPIFTPSTKEPVGGGHDAPLTFEETVERVGRELAEELRRVTLEVYRRGSEIAAANGIIIADTKIEVGYANGVLKMGDEVLTPDSSRFWEAGEWQPGRVPRYLDKQFLRDWATNNTDWDRTEPGPEIPDEVAEATRNRYIEVYERLTGDRWR, from the coding sequence GTGGAGCTCCTGCACTCCGGCAAGGTTCGGGACGTCTATGCCGACGGGCGGGACCTCGTCCTCGTCGCGTCGGATCGGATCTCGATCTATGACGTCATCCTGCCTACTCCGATCCCGGACAAGGGGAAGATCCTCACCCAGCTGTCGCTCTGGTGGTTCGACCAGCTCAGCGACGTCATCCCCAACCACGTCATCTCGGCCACCGACGTTCCGGCCGAGTTCGCGGGGCGGGCGATCAGGTGTGAGCGGCTCGACATGGTCATGGTCGAGTGCATCGCCCGCGGATACCTGGCCGGGTCGGGGCTCAAGGACTACGAGCGGGAACGGATGATCTCCGGCAACCGACTTCCGGACGGGCTGGTCGAGTCGTCGAAGCTGCCGGAGCCGATCTTCACGCCCAGCACCAAGGAGCCGGTCGGAGGCGGGCACGACGCGCCGTTGACGTTCGAGGAGACCGTCGAGCGGGTCGGTCGGGAGCTCGCCGAGGAGTTGCGTCGCGTGACGCTGGAGGTCTACCGGCGCGGGTCGGAGATCGCGGCGGCCAACGGCATCATCATCGCCGACACCAAGATCGAGGTGGGGTACGCGAACGGCGTTCTCAAGATGGGCGACGAGGTGCTCACGCCCGACTCGTCGCGATTCTGGGAGGCCGGTGAGTGGCAGCCCGGGCGGGTGCCCCGCTACCTGGACAAGCAGTTCCTCCGTGACTGGGCCACGAACAACACCGACTGGGACCGCACCGAGCCCGGCCCGGAGATCCCGGACGAGGTCGCCGAGGCCACCCGCAATCGGTACATCGAGGTCTACGAGCGGCTCACCGGCGACCGCTGGCGCTGA
- a CDS encoding MDR family MFS transporter, with protein MSATKVDRVEQQGPMSHREIMEALSGLLLVLFVAMASSTIVSTALPKIIGDLEGTQTQYTWVVTATLLTATASTPIWGKLADLYSKKVLVQVSIVIFILGSLIAGFTQNTEQLIAARAFQGLGMGGVQALVQVAIAAMIPPRERGRYNGYLGGVMALATVGGPLLGGLIVDTDALGWRWCFFIGAPFAVIALIVLQKTLHLPVIRRENVKIDYLGASLIAAGVSVILVWVSFVDDSFAWLSWQTAAMVGGGVVLLALAVWVESRVAEPVVPLPIVRERTTTLAIIGSLAVGMAMFGGSVFLGQYFQIGRGYSPTEAGLLMIPMMGGVLVSSTLAGRAITKSGRIKPYVVAGTITLVAGFAALSFLDHDTPLWYIGTAMAVVGVGVGMSMQNLVLAVQNTVSLKDIGAASSTVAFFRSLGGTIGVSVLGAVLARHVADSMTEQLTAMGVPAGTASSAGGSLNLSSLPETIQHVVRVAYGDATGHIFLISAAVAVVGVIAAVAMKPTKLRSTVDLAPERPLVSSASE; from the coding sequence ATGAGCGCAACCAAAGTCGATCGGGTGGAGCAGCAGGGCCCGATGAGCCACCGCGAGATCATGGAGGCACTGTCCGGCCTTCTGCTCGTGCTCTTCGTGGCGATGGCCAGCTCCACCATCGTCTCCACCGCCCTGCCGAAGATCATCGGTGATCTCGAGGGCACCCAGACGCAGTACACCTGGGTGGTCACCGCGACCCTGCTGACCGCCACCGCGTCCACCCCGATCTGGGGCAAACTGGCCGACCTCTACAGCAAGAAGGTCCTGGTCCAGGTCTCGATCGTCATCTTCATCCTGGGTTCGCTGATCGCCGGCTTCACCCAGAACACCGAGCAGCTCATCGCCGCCCGCGCCTTCCAGGGCCTCGGCATGGGTGGTGTGCAGGCGCTGGTGCAGGTCGCCATCGCCGCGATGATCCCGCCCCGCGAGCGCGGCCGCTACAACGGCTACCTCGGTGGCGTGATGGCGCTGGCCACGGTCGGCGGCCCACTGCTCGGCGGCCTGATCGTCGACACCGACGCACTCGGTTGGCGCTGGTGCTTCTTCATCGGCGCGCCGTTCGCCGTGATCGCCCTGATCGTCCTGCAGAAGACGCTGCACCTGCCGGTCATCCGCCGGGAGAACGTGAAGATCGACTACCTGGGCGCCTCCCTGATCGCCGCGGGCGTCAGCGTCATCCTGGTCTGGGTGTCCTTCGTGGACGACTCGTTCGCCTGGCTCTCCTGGCAGACCGCGGCCATGGTCGGTGGTGGCGTGGTGCTGCTCGCACTCGCCGTCTGGGTCGAGTCCCGGGTCGCCGAGCCGGTCGTGCCGCTGCCCATCGTCCGGGAGCGCACCACGACGCTGGCGATCATCGGCAGCCTGGCGGTCGGCATGGCGATGTTCGGCGGCTCGGTCTTCCTCGGGCAGTACTTCCAGATCGGCCGGGGCTACAGCCCGACCGAGGCCGGTCTGCTGATGATCCCGATGATGGGCGGCGTGCTGGTCTCCTCGACCCTCGCCGGGCGGGCGATCACCAAGAGCGGACGGATCAAGCCGTACGTGGTGGCCGGCACGATCACCCTGGTCGCCGGGTTCGCCGCGCTCTCGTTCCTGGACCACGACACCCCGCTCTGGTACATCGGTACCGCGATGGCCGTCGTCGGCGTCGGGGTCGGCATGTCGATGCAGAACCTGGTCCTCGCCGTGCAGAACACCGTCTCCCTCAAGGACATCGGCGCGGCCAGCTCCACGGTCGCCTTCTTCCGGTCGCTCGGCGGCACGATCGGCGTCTCGGTGCTCGGCGCGGTCCTCGCCCGGCACGTCGCCGACTCGATGACCGAGCAGCTGACCGCGATGGGCGTGCCGGCCGGCACGGCGTCGAGCGCGGGTGGCAGCCTCAACCTGAGCAGCCTGCCGGAGACGATCCAGCACGTGGTTCGGGTCGCTTACGGCGACGCGACCGGGCACATCTTCCTGATCTCGGCCGCGGTGGCCGTGGTCGGTGTGATCGCCGCGGTGGCGATGAAGCCGACGAAGCTGCGGTCGACCGTCGACCTGGCGCCCGAACGGCCGCTCGTCTCCTCCGCTTCTGAATAG
- a CDS encoding MarR family winged helix-turn-helix transcriptional regulator: protein MNEQRGLMDAFHDLLKAVRLLKQQEPTIAPLGMLAAIRRHEPAGNCHLKELAADHALDPSTVSRAVAGLVRDGLVIRIADPADGRASTLRLTDRGNTVLDEVRSRYEKQITAALHDWTPAEITTLTTSLNRFANDLILEASR from the coding sequence ATGAACGAACAGCGCGGACTGATGGATGCCTTCCATGACCTCCTCAAGGCCGTCCGGCTGCTCAAACAGCAGGAGCCCACGATCGCGCCGCTCGGGATGCTGGCCGCGATCCGCCGCCACGAGCCGGCCGGCAACTGCCATCTGAAAGAGCTGGCGGCCGACCACGCGCTCGACCCGTCGACGGTCAGCCGGGCGGTCGCCGGCCTGGTCCGCGACGGCCTGGTGATCCGCATCGCCGATCCGGCCGACGGGCGAGCCAGCACCCTGCGGCTCACCGACCGGGGCAACACGGTCCTCGACGAGGTCCGCAGCCGCTACGAGAAGCAGATCACCGCGGCACTGCACGACTGGACGCCCGCGGAGATCACCACGCTCACCACGTCACTCAACCGATTCGCCAACGACCTGATCCTGGAGGCCTCACGATGA